AGGTGGAGCTGGGCTGAAGatcccacgggggctggagggtgggggctTGGCTGGAGGGTCCCAAGAACTAGATCAGGGGACCCATGAGTCAAATCAGGAGTAGGGAAGGTCCCAGTAAGAGGTGACCCTAGGAGCCAGCCTGAGGGCTTTCAGGGGAAAGGCCATTACCAAACATGGGACAGGGCTCTTGAGGCAAGGCGTGAGTTGGGGTTTTAATATCTCATTTGCCTCTCCCCCCAGACAAGGAGGAGGTGCAGCGGAAGCGGAGGAAAGCTTTGCCCACCTTCTCCCAGCCCTTTGGGGGTGGCTCCCACATGGGTGGAGGCTCTGGGGGCTCGGCTGGGGGTTatggaggagctggaggaggaggtgagTGCTGGTGGCAGGAAGGGGAATGGATGAGGGAGGGGTAAAGGGGAGAAAAGTTGTGGGGGAAGAAATCTGGAAGAGTCCTCCTGGTGCCCCCTCCCCACAGTCCTGCCTGTGTCCACAGGTGGCAGCCTCggctttttctcctcctccttggcCTACAGCCCCTACCAGTCCGGTGCGGCCCCAATGGGCTGCTACCcgggaggcgggggcggggcgcagATGGCCTCCGAGGCGCCTAGCGTGGATGCTGGGGaggaagcagcagagctgagCGCCCCCTCCGGGACCCTCCAACGCGAACAGGCCCCGGAGCTGCTGCATCGAGGTACGGCCTCGGGAATCCGGGCGGTCGGGACGCTGCGGGTGGGGACCTAGCCCATGCCTACACCCCCTGTCGCCCCCAGCCCGGGAATACAACGCGCGCCTGTTCGGCCTGGCGCAGCGCAGCGCCCGAGCCTTGCTCGACTACGGCGTCACGGCAGACGCGCGCGCGCTGCTGGCAGGACAGCGCCACCTGCTGACCGCGcaggacgagaacggagacacgTAGGTGGGAGGGCGGGCGGCCGGGCGGGCGGGGTCCTGGGCTTGGCGCGGTGGAAGGTcgtgggggggcggggcgggaaaGGGACTTAAAAAGAGCCAGGGCTCTGGAGTTGGACAGACCCGGTTTCAAGCCTGGCCTCGTTATGCTCTAGTTCTGTCCAAGATACTTAATCTCTGCACACTTCAGTTTTAAAGGGGCACAATAATAGTACATACTTAGCGCAAAAGGTGCTCGGAAGTATTAAGTTCAGGTGCAGCGATGTCCTTGGAGACGTCTGGGCTGGGCGGGGCCGAGGGAGAGAGATTGTGGAGGTGGTGGGGTTTTGAGAGTGAAGGATGCTGCGTTGCTGGGCTCACTAGGCCAGAGTCTtactccccaacccccaggccgctgCATTTGGCCATCATCCACGGGCAGACCAGCGTCATTGAGCAAATAGCCCACGTCATCTACCACGCGCCGCACCTCGGCGTTGTTAATCTCACCAACCACCTGCACCAGGTGAGGGGCATCTATTGGTGAGGGGGTAGGGGTTGGAAGTCAGGTGGGTCTAGGCCAGGAGCAGGCCTGGCTCACTCTGCCTGCCTCCCCAGACGCCCCTGCATCTGGCAGTGATCACCGGACAGACCAGCGTGGTGAGCTTCCTGCTGCAGGTGGGCGCAGATCCAGCACTGCTGGATCGGCATGGAGACTCAGCCGTGCACCTGGCACTCCGGGCACGTGCCAGTGCCCCTGACGTGCTGCGCACCCTTCTGCGGAGTGGAGTTCCCAGCATGCCCCAACTGTTGCACTTGCCAGACTTTGAAGGTGAGTTCATCACCTGGACCAGCGGGCAAGGGTGGGGACCAGAGAGGGTACCTGGTGAGTGCCTGTAGTGGACATGAGGCATCGAGGTCAAATGGTCAGGGGGTCACACTGGGGGCACAGCTGCAGGCTGAGCATGCTGTGTCACTAGGACTGTACCCTGTACACCTGGCGGTCCGTGCCCGAAGCCCCGAGTGCCTGGATCTGCTGGTGGACAACGGAGCTGAAGTGGAGGCTGCAGAGCGGCAGGGGGGCCGAACAGCCCTGCATCTAGCCACAGAAATGGAGGAGCTGGGGTTGGTCACCCATCTGGTCACCAAGGTGGGACTGAGGATTGTGGAAGGCATGGAGCCAAGGGTGTGGAGGGACTAGGGATGGGGAGGGTGTGGCGGAGGGACAGCCAATCAGTTGGTGCTGTGATCAACCACTCCTTTGCACCCCACAGCTCCGGGCCAATGTGAATGCCCGTACCTTTGCGGGAAACACGCCCCTACACCTGGCAGCTGGACTGGGATCCCCGACCCTCACCCGCCTCCTTCTGAAGGCCGGTCAGTCTCACTCTCAGGGGCATATGAacagggctggggggaaggaAAGCGGGGCCTCCCAGTCCCCCCACTTTGCATCCTTAATGTGGGCTCCTGTTGTCCTTCTCCATGACTATCCCCTCACCCAGGTGCCGACATCCATGCAGAGAACGAGGAGCCCTTGTGCCCACTGCCTTCGCCCCCCACCTCTGGTAGTGACTCAGATTCTGAGGGCCCTGAGAGGGACACCCGAGGCAGCTTTCGGGGCCACACACCTCTTGACCTCACTCGCAGCAGCAAGGTGAGGCCAGCCTGGGACTAgaagtaccaggggatggggcAGCTGGGCTTATAGATGGGTCCTGAGTATCTGGTACCTGGGCTTAAGGACTGTGATGGGAGGTAGTCAAGGCTGAGGCTGTCTCCCCAGGTGAAGACCTTGCTGCTAAATGCTGCTCAGGACACCATGGCGCCCCCCCTGACCCCACCTAGCCCTGCAGGTGAGATCTCCCCACCCATTGCCAGATGCCAGACCCCAGACCCCTGCTCACAGAGGTCTCTTCTCCTTCAGGGCCACTCAAGGAggtctcccttcctccatccctgtcCTCCGTCCATTGCCCCCCAGTGGCCCTTCCTGCCTTATCTATCAGGTTACCATGTGAGAAAGGTGGCATTCAGCTGTGTTTTTGCCCATCTCTGGGGGGTAACTAACATGGTATGTGTGTGTCCCCCTCAGGGCCAGAGATGCCACTCGAGGATACAGTCCTACAGAACCTGGAGCATCTGCTAGACGGGCCAGGAGCCCAGGGCAGCTGGGCAGAGCTGGCAGAACGGCTGGGTCTGCGCAGTCTGGTGGACACATATCGAAAGACGGCCTCACCCAGTGGCAGTCTCCTACGCAGTTACAAGGTCAGTCGGTCCCCGTCCCGTGCTCCATGCCCCAGCCTCAGGTCTCTGGTGCTTCTCTGCGGACACCACACCCTAACCATGACTCAAGCCTCCTGCCTTGTCCTTCTCCTCAGCTGGCTGGTGGGGACTTGGCGGGCCTGCTGGATGCCCTGTCTGACATGGGCCTGGACGAGGGAGTGAGGCTGCTGAGAGGTCCTGAGACCCGAGAAAAGCTGCCTAGCACAGGTAAAGGGGCCCTACCTCAAAGGTGGATCTGGGCTTGGAGGGTGGGAGGCTTGAGGCCTTGACTCTTCCCTATGTCCTTCCCTGTGTCCACTCCCCCAGCAGAGGTGAAGGAGGACAGTGCATACGGGAGCCAGTCGGTGGAACAGGAAGCAGAGAAGCTGGGTCCCCCTCCTGAGCCACCAGGAGGGCTCTGCCACGGACATCCCCAGCCTCAGGTGCACTGAACTGCTGCCCACCCACCAGCCCCCTTCCTGGGCCCCTCTGTACAGTGTCCCCACCTATTCCAGTTCTTATTTAACACCCCGTGCCCACCCTTCAGTTGGGGCAAATAAAAGATTCTCATGAGAAAGGGAGGGGGTGTGGCCTCCTCCCCAACTTAGAGCAGCCCCTGATGTGTGTGACTATTGTTCCTGGGAACCAAATGCCTATCCTGGCCTCAGGCCAGGCACTGGATAGAGGAGGAGGCCCAGCCAGCAAGTCTAGAGCAGTTTTAATGGAGGTGGAGGCTATACAAAGGGCAGGGCCCACTGAAGGAGGGAAAGCAAGGCCATGCTGCCCCCGGCCTGTGCATAGGGCCTCAGCATGGACACCCTTCCGCCACCTCTGGAAAGAGCGGGTGAGCCCTcatggaagagggagggaaaacCAGCTCAGCCCCAACTCCTGGCTTCTGTCTGAGCCAGGCCCCAGGGTGGAGGGCGATTGCTGGTGTCAGGGGTGGGGTGTCTCAGCAGAAACGTCAGGTCTcccccacacaaaaaaaaaagcatcaaaagTCTAGGGGCCCTGGCCCCTCCCGTCCCAGTCCCCTGTACGAAAAAGTGCAAAACATTATCACAAAAAGGGGGTCTCGGAGGGGCCCTTAGCCTAAGGCTCCTGAGGCCCATGCCctagccctgccctgccccggaCACCGCGTCCGGCGCGGTCAGGCCCTGGACCGAGGGGCCCTCCCAGGTGGCCCGAGGCCGGCCCGGGCTCAGGCAGGGCCCTGTCATGCAGGTGCCTGGTGGgcaccacccgccccccccccccccgactccCACCCTCAACTCAGGGCTTCCACCGCCCACTGCCTGCCCCTGCGCGAGACTCTGCGCCAGGACACTGAGCCCGGGGCTGGCTGGAGGTGTTGGGTTGCGAGGAGGGACTGGAGTGAGTGGGGGGGAGTCCGTCTTCCGTGCTCCCGGCTTGGGCCAGTGCTGCCTCTACCGCATCCAGCTCTTCACTGCCCGCCTTCAGCTTGACCCGAAGCAGCGCTGCATATGTGCCATAGCGAGATTTctgaggcagaggggcagggatgAGCCTGCTGTCCGCCGTCTGCCCAGCCCACCCCCGTCTGGAGCAGGGAGGGAATGCCAAAGAAGGCTAGGAGATGCCACGTTCTTGCCTACCTCTGAAGCCCCAAAAGCCCCCAAGGACTGACTGCGACATGATCCCTGGGTAGTTTGGTGACCTTCTCTGGGCTCTCTCTAGACTGTCAACTGTAACAGCTAATGTTTCTTGAGCCTTTACCAAAGTTGGCAAAACTGAGCACGTAAGAGACATCATCTCCTTTTATTTCCCTAGTGGGGAATGGAATGCTGTCCCTGTcccacagaagaggaaaccgcGGCTCAGAGGGATTAAGCAGTCTGCCCAGGGTCACTTAGCTAGTCCCACTCTTAGAGTCCATGCCATGAATCACTAGTCTGAGCTTCTGTATGGGGACAAAGAGGTCCCACCGGTGGAGCAAGGAGCCACAGAGTTGCCCGGGCCGGGAGGCTCACCTCAAACTCCAGATAGGCCTCCTTCTGCCGCTGTTCCTCAGCCTCCTTGCCCCGGGCCTTCTTGCCCAGATGGGCAGCCCGGTGCTGCCGCAACTCACTTGCCATGGCCTTCAGCTTGGCCTCGTGGGTCCGCATCTGCTCCTCCTAGAGGCCGGGGGAGCATGGTCACTCTGGCAGAGACAGTGCCTTTGTGCAAGTTTTTAGAAAAGGTGCCCCATCCTTTGGATGAACAAAGCACCATGTATGGGTTAACCAACAGTATTTCAGCCTCTGCACGCCCCCCTATGGCCCATGTCCTGGTgcactggacatctacatgtatcATACACAGCGGCCTGGAGTGCAGTCGGCCTAGGCCTGCCTCACTCCGTCCCGCTGGCACCAGGTGGACAGAGCTGGGGGTACCTGGGGGAGGCGGGTGGCAGCACTGGGCAGCAGAGGGCGGCTGAACTTCTTCTGGGAACTGACAGCAGCTGGGAAGGGGGGTGCGGAGAACATAGCAGCCACCACATTGATGCGAGTGATCCAGGACTGCATCTGCTCCAGGCTCCTGGGGAGACAGCACAGCCATCTGGGGCCTGGGCCCAGGGTTCCATCCAGGGATGCCAGTCCTGGCCTGAGAAGGAATGAGGCAATCCAGGGACAAGGGATGGGAGCAAGCTGGGAGTGGAGTGAAGGGGTCTGGGATGGGCAGGAGGAGGGCACTCACGGAGCCTGGAAGAGGAAGACCCGCCAGTCAGCGGTGCGCAAGTAGAAGACGTGGGGCCTCTTGCTGTAGTCACTGGCACGCGTGGCCAGTGCGTGGTGGATGCTGATGGCGTTCTTCAGCTCAGCCTCCGACGGGGCCTCCCCAGGCTGGTACTCCTCCTGTGGGGTGCCCATCTCGTCCTGGCTGCAGTCCCAGCCCAGCTCGGCCCGCCCCTACTCCCTCCCCTGAGCCagctcagccccagcccctggagcTGGCCCCCGCACCTTCTGCAGGTAGAGGATCATGCCCTTGAGGATCCCGTGGAAGTTCTTCCAGCCCCGCTTGCCCCGAGGTGCTGGGGGGAAGGAAGACAAGTCAGGGGGGCCTGAGACAGGCCCACTCCCATCCATCCCCCAGGCCTCCCCATCTGGCCACATACTCTTCCTGCAGTCAGGGTCTGCGTGCACCTTTCGCACCAAGGCCCCGTGCTTGTAGACTGCGGCCCCGGGCTCGGGAGTCAGGTCCAGGAAAGGGCTGGAGCCGCTGCCACTGCCCCCGCTGACTCTCTTGATGACCTTGGGGTTGGGGTCGGCCAACTCAGACAGAGAGCGTCTCAGCTCCTCCTCGTCTCTGCAGGTGTGATCACCTCAGAGGGGGCTGGCCGTGTAGCCACGACCCCCCCTTCAGGCCCGGCCTCTGCCACCCAGGAAAGCTCCTCCAGTGTCTGTGAAGAAGGGGCTGGGGGGACTGCCCCTCTCATAGGGCGTGGCTCCCCTCAGCCTGAGGCTCCTGGAGCCACATTTCCGGCCTCAGACCAGGTTGCACCAGGGTGTAGCTGTACCTCCCCACTCAGATCAGGGGTCCTCGAGGCAGCATGTCTCTGCCCCCAGATTAGCCACGtctgtcccttcctcccctcaCGTGTACGCAGCCCCATCCTCTCCATTtctgcgcacacacacacacacacccctcactccCTTCTTCACCAGAGCAGACACATGTCTGAATCAGCCTCTCAACCACACCCAGCACCAGGCTTTACTCGTAGCTTGCTGGCTAAATGGTGGCAGAAGGAGCTTCCTAGTACCTCCTGGTCTGCAGGCCCTGTTAGCTGTCATCTAAAGAATCTGATTCTATTTTGTCACTCCCTCATCAAGAACCTGCAGTAGCTCCCTACTGCCTTCCACCTGGCGCCTAcactacatcctcaccaacactgtcTCTCTCCTGCCACTCTCCATTCCAGCTAGCCTGCCTCCTCTTGGTCTCCTCACCCCACACTCGTTTCAGCCACCACACATTGGCCTCCCAAATGCcaacttccctccttctctccccaaaCAATGCTTCCTCTCCGTCAAGGCTTGCCCCGAGACCAATGCTCACAGCAGCTTTCCCTGATCCCCCCTGTACCCCAGTCCTGAGCTTTGCCTCCTCTGAGGTCTTCTCTCCTGCAGACTGGGAGCTCCCAGCTAAACTGAGCAGTGACTGGACTCTCAGCAGATACCAGCAAGTAGGAGTGATCTATTGACTGTTTAGATGAGGGCTCTACCTCAGACTGGGGGACTCGACTAAAACTAGACCTCCTCCCTCAGACTAGACTCTTCCAAGACTTAACTCTGAGTCTTTCTGTTTCCACTGGGGCTGCCAAGAGTAGACAATTCTGTGACACTCTGGGCTCCCTAGGACCCAGGAGGAGGCTCTCCCTCTACTGGTCGGGGCCCTACTTCCAGAGACTTCTACTTTCCCACTTGGGTGCCAAGAGACCTCCCCCCATTTGTTTCAGCACCTTCATCCCAGGCCAGCTGACAATGGCCACCCACCCCAACCCAGCTTGTCATAACAACCCAGCTAGAGACAAGACACAGAACCCCACGTCCAGGCGGGCACCTCCAAAAAAGGAAGTGAGGCAGCCTCACTGCCTCTCGTGCTCTCACCCGCCTCCCCGGCTCCACAGCCCCAGGATTCACTCAGCCCATCTCAGTGCTCTCGACCTCTCCAGGCAGCCCCTTCCCGACGTCCCATCCCAGCCCCTCACGCGCCCCAGGACTCACATGGCCCACTGCAACTTTTCATTCTTGATGGAGCTGTACAAggcctgcagagggaggaacaaaccaagggggtgggggggtcaatCCTGGGGGGAAGGGGCACCAATGCCAGAGCTCAGAGCCCTCCCTCCAAGATTGGGGGAGGAGACagaactgggggtggggatgggcagcAGGGTGTAATGACTGACAGGCTCTAGGACAAGGTACTAGGACCCAGGCCCAGGTTTGCCACTTGAGCTgcatgactttggacaagtctcCATGGGAAGAACAAACGTAGCACCAca
This window of the Orcinus orca chromosome 14, mOrcOrc1.1, whole genome shotgun sequence genome carries:
- the NFKB2 gene encoding nuclear factor NF-kappa-B p100 subunit isoform X4; protein product: MDSCYDPGLDGIIEYDDFKFNPSMVGPKEPAPETADGPYLVIVEQPKQRGFRFRYGCEGPSHGGLPGASSEKGRKTYPTVKICNYEGPAKIEVDLVTHSDPPRAHAHSLVGKQCSELGVCAVSVGPKDMTAQFNNLGVLHVTKKNMMEIMIQKLQRQRLRSRPQGLTEAERRELEQEAKELKKVMDLSIVRLRFSAFLRASDGSFSLPLKPVISQPIHDSKSPGASNLKISRMDKTAGSVRGGDEVYLLCDKVQKDDIEVRFYEDDENGWQAFGDFSPTDVHKQYAIVFRTPPYHKMKIERPVTVFLQLKRKRGGDVSDSKQFTYYPLVEDKEEVQRKRRKALPTFSQPFGGGSHMGGGSGGSAGGYGGAGGGGGSLGFFSSSLAYSPYQSGAAPMGCYPGGGGGAQMASEAPSVDAGEEAAELSAPSGTLQREQAPELLHRAREYNARLFGLAQRSARALLDYGVTADARALLAGQRHLLTAQDENGDTPLHLAIIHGQTSVIEQIAHVIYHAPHLGVVNLTNHLHQTPLHLAVITGQTSVVSFLLQVGADPALLDRHGDSAVHLALRARASAPDVLRTLLRSGVPSMPQLLHLPDFEGLYPVHLAVRARSPECLDLLVDNGAEVEAAERQGGRTALHLATEMEELGLVTHLVTKLRANVNARTFAGNTPLHLAAGLGSPTLTRLLLKAGADIHAENEEPLCPLPSPPTSGSDSDSEGPERDTRGSFRGHTPLDLTRSSKGQRCHSRIQSYRTWSIC
- the NFKB2 gene encoding nuclear factor NF-kappa-B p100 subunit isoform X2 — translated: MDSCYDPGLDGIIEYDDFKFNPSMVGPKEPAPETADGPYLVIVEQPKQRGFRFRYGCEGPSHGGLPGASSEKGRKTYPTVKICNYEGPAKIEVDLVTHSDPPRAHAHSLVGKQCSELGVCAVSVGPKDMTAQFNNLGVLHVTKKNMMEIMIQKLQRQRLRSRPQGLTEAERRELEQEAKELKKVMDLSIVRLRFSAFLRASDGSFSLPLKPVISQPIHDSKSPGASNLKISRMDKTAGSVRGGDEVYLLCDKVQKDDIEVRFYEDDENGWQAFGDFSPTDVHKQYAIVFRTPPYHKMKIERPVTVFLQLKRKRGGDVSDSKQFTYYPLVEDKEEVQRKRRKALPTFSQPFGGGSHMGGGSGGSAGGYGGAGGGGGSLGFFSSSLAYSPYQSGAAPMGCYPGGGGGAQMASEAPSVDAGEEAAELSAPSGTLQREQAPELLHRAREYNARLFGLAQRSARALLDYGVTADARALLAGQRHLLTAQDENGDTPLHLAIIHGQTSVIEQIAHVIYHAPHLGVVNLTNHLHQTPLHLAVITGQTSVVSFLLQVGADPALLDRHGDSAVHLALRARASAPDVLRTLLRSGVPSMPQLLHLPDFEGLYPVHLAVRARSPECLDLLVDNGAEVEAAERQGGRTALHLATEMEELGLVTHLVTKLRANVNARTFAGNTPLHLAAGLGSPTLTRLLLKAGADIHAENEEPLCPLPSPPTSGSDSDSEGPERDTRGSFRGHTPLDLTRSSKVKTLLLNAAQDTMAPPLTPPSPAGPEMPLEDTVLQNLEHLLDGPGAQGSWAELAERLGLRSLVDTYRKTASPSGSLLRSYKLAGGDLAGLLDALSDMGLDEGVRLLRGPETREKLPSTEVKEDSAYGSQSVEQEAEKLGPPPEPPGGLCHGHPQPQVH
- the NFKB2 gene encoding nuclear factor NF-kappa-B p100 subunit isoform X3, with the protein product MAVKALPTEGCQVPPARRVGRRIPLSRFNNLGVLHVTKKNMMEIMIQKLQRQRLRSRPQGLTEAERRELEQEAKELKKVMDLSIVRLRFSAFLRASDGSFSLPLKPVISQPIHDSKSPGASNLKISRMDKTAGSVRGGDEVYLLCDKVQKDDIEVRFYEDDENGWQAFGDFSPTDVHKQYAIVFRTPPYHKMKIERPVTVFLQLKRKRGGDVSDSKQFTYYPLVEDKEEVQRKRRKALPTFSQPFGGGSHMGGGSGGSAGGYGGAGGGGGSLGFFSSSLAYSPYQSGAAPMGCYPGGGGGAQMASEAPSVDAGEEAAELSAPSGTLQREQAPELLHRAREYNARLFGLAQRSARALLDYGVTADARALLAGQRHLLTAQDENGDTPLHLAIIHGQTSVIEQIAHVIYHAPHLGVVNLTNHLHQTPLHLAVITGQTSVVSFLLQVGADPALLDRHGDSAVHLALRARASAPDVLRTLLRSGVPSMPQLLHLPDFEGLYPVHLAVRARSPECLDLLVDNGAEVEAAERQGGRTALHLATEMEELGLVTHLVTKLRANVNARTFAGNTPLHLAAGLGSPTLTRLLLKAGADIHAENEEPLCPLPSPPTSGSDSDSEGPERDTRGSFRGHTPLDLTRSSKVKTLLLNAAQDTMAPPLTPPSPAGPEMPLEDTVLQNLEHLLDGPGAQGSWAELAERLGLRSLVDTYRKTASPSGSLLRSYKLAGGDLAGLLDALSDMGLDEGVRLLRGPETREKLPSTAEVKEDSAYGSQSVEQEAEKLGPPPEPPGGLCHGHPQPQVH
- the NFKB2 gene encoding nuclear factor NF-kappa-B p100 subunit isoform X5 → MMEIMIQKLQRQRLRSRPQGLTEAERRELEQEAKELKKVMDLSIVRLRFSAFLRASDGSFSLPLKPVISQPIHDSKSPGASNLKISRMDKTAGSVRGGDEVYLLCDKVQKDDIEVRFYEDDENGWQAFGDFSPTDVHKQYAIVFRTPPYHKMKIERPVTVFLQLKRKRGGDVSDSKQFTYYPLVEDKEEVQRKRRKALPTFSQPFGGGSHMGGGSGGSAGGYGGAGGGGGSLGFFSSSLAYSPYQSGAAPMGCYPGGGGGAQMASEAPSVDAGEEAAELSAPSGTLQREQAPELLHRAREYNARLFGLAQRSARALLDYGVTADARALLAGQRHLLTAQDENGDTPLHLAIIHGQTSVIEQIAHVIYHAPHLGVVNLTNHLHQTPLHLAVITGQTSVVSFLLQVGADPALLDRHGDSAVHLALRARASAPDVLRTLLRSGVPSMPQLLHLPDFEGLYPVHLAVRARSPECLDLLVDNGAEVEAAERQGGRTALHLATEMEELGLVTHLVTKLRANVNARTFAGNTPLHLAAGLGSPTLTRLLLKAGADIHAENEEPLCPLPSPPTSGSDSDSEGPERDTRGSFRGHTPLDLTRSSKVKTLLLNAAQDTMAPPLTPPSPAGPEMPLEDTVLQNLEHLLDGPGAQGSWAELAERLGLRSLVDTYRKTASPSGSLLRSYKLAGGDLAGLLDALSDMGLDEGVRLLRGPETREKLPSTAEVKEDSAYGSQSVEQEAEKLGPPPEPPGGLCHGHPQPQVH
- the NFKB2 gene encoding nuclear factor NF-kappa-B p100 subunit isoform X1, which translates into the protein MDSCYDPGLDGIIEYDDFKFNPSMVGPKEPAPETADGPYLVIVEQPKQRGFRFRYGCEGPSHGGLPGASSEKGRKTYPTVKICNYEGPAKIEVDLVTHSDPPRAHAHSLVGKQCSELGVCAVSVGPKDMTAQFNNLGVLHVTKKNMMEIMIQKLQRQRLRSRPQGLTEAERRELEQEAKELKKVMDLSIVRLRFSAFLRASDGSFSLPLKPVISQPIHDSKSPGASNLKISRMDKTAGSVRGGDEVYLLCDKVQKDDIEVRFYEDDENGWQAFGDFSPTDVHKQYAIVFRTPPYHKMKIERPVTVFLQLKRKRGGDVSDSKQFTYYPLVEDKEEVQRKRRKALPTFSQPFGGGSHMGGGSGGSAGGYGGAGGGGGSLGFFSSSLAYSPYQSGAAPMGCYPGGGGGAQMASEAPSVDAGEEAAELSAPSGTLQREQAPELLHRAREYNARLFGLAQRSARALLDYGVTADARALLAGQRHLLTAQDENGDTPLHLAIIHGQTSVIEQIAHVIYHAPHLGVVNLTNHLHQTPLHLAVITGQTSVVSFLLQVGADPALLDRHGDSAVHLALRARASAPDVLRTLLRSGVPSMPQLLHLPDFEGLYPVHLAVRARSPECLDLLVDNGAEVEAAERQGGRTALHLATEMEELGLVTHLVTKLRANVNARTFAGNTPLHLAAGLGSPTLTRLLLKAGADIHAENEEPLCPLPSPPTSGSDSDSEGPERDTRGSFRGHTPLDLTRSSKVKTLLLNAAQDTMAPPLTPPSPAGPEMPLEDTVLQNLEHLLDGPGAQGSWAELAERLGLRSLVDTYRKTASPSGSLLRSYKLAGGDLAGLLDALSDMGLDEGVRLLRGPETREKLPSTAEVKEDSAYGSQSVEQEAEKLGPPPEPPGGLCHGHPQPQVH